Proteins from a genomic interval of Tautonia rosea:
- a CDS encoding SDR family NAD(P)-dependent oxidoreductase — MRSSPDLSGLRCMVLGSTSGIGRATAFALASSGADVIIHGRRSRDAAESVAAECLRLGSARSAVLMADLAARDAGDQLVQDAWNLWDGLDAWLHLAGADTLTGPGASLDFDAKLDLLWAVDVVSTLRLCRQVGALMKQQGHGTILTMGWDQAETGMEGDSGELFAATKGAIMCLTRSLSLSLAPEVRVNCLAPGWIKTSWGEQASDEWQARAVSEAPLARWGTPDDVAQVARFLVSPAAKFLTGQIVRINGGAIR, encoded by the coding sequence ATGCGCTCCTCTCCCGATCTCTCCGGCCTCCGCTGCATGGTGCTCGGCTCGACCTCCGGCATCGGCCGAGCCACCGCCTTCGCCCTTGCCTCCTCAGGGGCCGACGTGATCATCCACGGCCGCCGCTCCCGAGACGCCGCCGAATCCGTCGCTGCCGAGTGCCTCCGTCTCGGCTCGGCGCGATCCGCCGTCCTCATGGCCGACCTCGCCGCACGCGACGCCGGCGACCAACTCGTCCAGGATGCCTGGAATCTCTGGGACGGCCTCGACGCCTGGCTCCACCTCGCCGGCGCCGACACCCTGACCGGCCCCGGTGCATCGCTCGACTTCGACGCCAAACTCGACCTCCTCTGGGCCGTCGACGTCGTCTCGACCCTCCGCCTTTGCCGTCAGGTCGGTGCCTTGATGAAGCAGCAAGGCCACGGAACCATCCTCACCATGGGCTGGGACCAGGCCGAAACCGGGATGGAAGGCGACTCCGGCGAACTCTTTGCCGCCACCAAGGGGGCCATCATGTGCCTCACCCGCTCCCTCTCCCTCAGCCTCGCCCCCGAGGTTCGTGTCAACTGCCTTGCCCCCGGATGGATCAAGACCTCCTGGGGTGAACAAGCTTCCGACGAGTGGCAAGCTCGCGCCGTCTCCGAGGCCCCCCTCGCTCGCTGGGGCACCCCCGACGACGTCGCCCAGGTCGCCCGCTTCCTCGTCAGCCCTGCCGCCAAGTTCTTGACCGGCCAGATCGTTCGTATCAATGGAGGGGCGATCCGATAA